From Leptolyngbya sp. 'hensonii':
ATGGAGATGGATCGTTCCAGCACACTGTAAGAGACATGAATTCGCTCAGCAGCCATAGCAGGCAAGCTGCTCACCATTGCGCAGGCAATCCCAAGCAGCAATGACCACGGCCCCCCAAGGGGGGATTGACGAATCCGCAATTTCATCTTTCTGCCGCCATCCGTCCCTGTTTACCTAATCTAACCAGCATGAAATAACTGAAGGCCACGACATACATAATCAGGAAAATAAACCCTACAAACCCGAGAAACTTAGGGTTGCTGTTGGCATGAAAGTATTCTCTAAACAGGAAGGGGGGGTGAAACCAGACCTGGCAGAAGCGATTGGCCAGAGCCTCTTTGGAGAAGGCACAATTCAGAAAGGGAATGGTAACCAGGGCTCCCAGGGTGGAATACACAGTGACAGCCCACCGCCATGCCATAAAGGCCAATTTTAAGGGGCTTTCCGATTGCTCATGCAACTCTTCAT
This genomic window contains:
- a CDS encoding DUF3177 family protein codes for the protein MPGKLWFEPLVWMDYRLAVLLTVILPLVLLVWAFVQKNEAIQRLLAIYWRVSSLLAITVYLMIGAIPVSFLSSFLARILIPIGLWFWIDLNEELHEQSESPLKLAFMAWRWAVTVYSTLGALVTIPFLNCAFSKEALANRFCQVWFHPPFLFREYFHANSNPKFLGFVGFIFLIMYVVAFSYFMLVRLGKQGRMAAER